The following proteins come from a genomic window of Paucimonas lemoignei:
- a CDS encoding membrane protein: MLADTLHKDSGKVAAYFSAALVAFILSFILWDSAKFTNNLFYALIALPGVFFLARNRVAGMFSGALGWTWLVFILWFLVPAFYSGDFQFYRHIAYVGLFIFVVAGLTNIEFFNSSRFIRAQFWIICLYIFASSIHSWMTGQFVFGQRVAILAGRLDNVIYASIWLVCALGRAMPVWSRERRWVETGCAMVLTLIAVALVMQTRTGLVGAVFLAGLWALNIVYRYRMRGLLTLLVIVTCAGVTLWFCRHEPWVQLLFARGDSYRVELFEIMTGEWHHCGWLLGCGVEFVTTKTLTGGVPIQHPHNIFVAMGLYTGAISLVLFIAVMALTLWHAVRLRDGWGWYLAAALVMLNFDGSKLVGNPDELWLLVLLPAVLIYGRVVRERRIELQ, encoded by the coding sequence ATGTTGGCTGACACGCTGCACAAAGACTCGGGCAAGGTCGCTGCTTACTTCAGCGCGGCTCTGGTCGCCTTTATTTTGAGCTTCATCCTGTGGGATTCGGCCAAGTTCACCAATAATCTGTTTTACGCCCTGATCGCCTTGCCGGGCGTGTTCTTCCTGGCCAGGAACCGCGTGGCCGGGATGTTCAGCGGCGCACTGGGCTGGACCTGGCTGGTGTTTATTCTCTGGTTTCTGGTGCCCGCCTTTTACTCGGGGGATTTCCAGTTCTACAGGCACATCGCCTATGTCGGTTTGTTCATATTCGTGGTCGCCGGGTTGACTAACATCGAGTTTTTCAACAGCAGCCGGTTCATTCGCGCCCAGTTCTGGATCATCTGCCTCTATATCTTCGCCTCCAGTATTCATAGCTGGATGACGGGGCAGTTCGTCTTTGGGCAGCGCGTGGCCATCCTGGCGGGGCGGCTTGATAACGTGATTTACGCCAGCATCTGGCTGGTCTGCGCCCTGGGTCGGGCGATGCCGGTCTGGAGCCGGGAACGACGCTGGGTCGAGACAGGTTGCGCCATGGTGCTGACCCTGATCGCCGTGGCGTTGGTCATGCAAACCCGTACCGGGCTTGTGGGTGCGGTTTTCCTGGCCGGTCTGTGGGCGCTTAATATTGTTTATCGCTATCGCATGCGTGGCCTGCTGACACTGTTGGTGATTGTGACGTGCGCGGGCGTAACGCTATGGTTTTGTCGACACGAGCCCTGGGTGCAGCTCCTGTTTGCACGAGGCGATTCGTATCGGGTCGAACTGTTCGAAATCATGACCGGCGAGTGGCATCATTGCGGCTGGCTGCTGGGCTGTGGCGTGGAGTTTGTGACGACCAAAACCCTGACCGGCGGTGTGCCGATTCAGCATCCACACAACATCTTCGTGGCGATGGGGTTGTACACCGGCGCCATCTCCCTGGTGTTGTTCATCGCTGTCATGGCGTTGACGCTGTGGCACGCCGTGCGCTTGCGCGATGGCTGGGGCTGGTACCTGGCGGCGGCGTTGGTGATGCTCAACTTCGACGGCAGCAAGCTGGTGGGCAATCCGGATGAACTCTGGTTGCTGGTGCTGTTGCCTGCCGTGCTGATTTATGGCCGGGTGGTGCGTGAGCGCAGGATTGAGTTGCAGTGA
- the iolS gene encoding aldo/keto reductase, which yields MSVKTLHELHRPLGSTGLSVSPLGLGTVKLGRDQGVKYPNGFVIPDDTQAQMLLKMARDMGINLIDTAPAYGNSEERLGPLLRGQRQDWVIVSKVGEEFEQGQSSHDFSAAHTRMSVERSLKRLETDFLDLVLVHSDGNDLAILNDSDVYQALADLKREGKIRGFGFSGKTVEGGLLALRDGDCAMVTYNLNEQSEKPVLDYAAAHGKGILVKKALASGHVCLSPGVDAVQASFELLFEHPGVASAIVGTINPLHLVHNVATAAAVIRRPA from the coding sequence ATGAGTGTAAAGACCCTTCACGAACTCCATCGCCCGCTGGGCAGTACCGGGCTGAGCGTTTCGCCACTGGGCCTGGGCACCGTCAAGCTGGGCCGCGATCAGGGCGTCAAATACCCCAACGGTTTCGTGATCCCGGACGATACGCAGGCGCAGATGCTCCTGAAAATGGCCCGGGACATGGGCATCAACCTGATCGATACCGCGCCCGCCTACGGCAACAGCGAAGAACGCCTGGGGCCCCTGTTGCGCGGTCAGCGACAGGACTGGGTGATTGTCAGCAAGGTCGGTGAAGAGTTCGAGCAGGGCCAGTCAAGCCATGACTTCAGCGCCGCGCACACCCGGATGTCGGTGGAGCGCAGCCTGAAACGTCTGGAAACTGATTTCCTGGATTTGGTGCTGGTGCATTCGGATGGCAATGATCTGGCCATTCTTAATGACAGCGACGTCTATCAAGCACTGGCTGACCTCAAGCGCGAGGGCAAGATTCGTGGCTTCGGCTTTTCCGGCAAAACCGTCGAGGGAGGCCTGCTGGCATTGCGCGACGGCGATTGCGCCATGGTCACTTACAACCTCAACGAGCAAAGCGAAAAGCCAGTACTGGACTACGCTGCTGCACACGGCAAAGGCATTCTGGTCAAAAAAGCCTTGGCCAGCGGACATGTGTGCCTGAGCCCTGGCGTCGATGCCGTCCAGGCCAGTTTCGAACTGCTGTTTGAGCACCCCGGCGTTGCCAGTGCTATTGTCGGGACCATCAATCCGTTGCATCTGGTCCATAACGTGGCGACTGCCGCTGCCGTGATTCGCCGTCCAGCCTGA
- the msbA_1 gene encoding lipid A export ATP-binding/permease MsbA: MTSSESSSPSSMKIYFRLLSYVRPYVGIFLVSIIGFVIFASTQPMLAGILKYFVDGLSNPEAVLFPNVPYLRDLQLLQAVPLLIVLIAAWQGLGSFLGNYFLAKVSLGLVHDLRVELFNKLLVLPNRYFDTHNSGHLISRITFNVTMVTGAATDAIKVVIREGLTIVFLFAYLLWMNWQLTLVMLAILPLIATMVGSASKKFRKQSKKIQVAMGDVTHVASETIQNYRVVRSFGGEQYEQNRFGTASTSNTRKQLQMTKTGALYTPMLQLVIYTAMAVLMFLVLYLRGDATAGDLVAYITAASLLPKPIRQLSEVSSTIQKGVAGAESIFEQLDVEPEVDSGTVERERVTGHLEVKNLSFTYPGTERQVLNDISFSVAPGQMVALVGRSGSGKSTLASLLPRFYQHSIGEVLLDGVEISDYQLRNLRRHISQVTQSVTLFNDSVANNIAYGDLAGAPRADIEAAAADAYAKEFIEQLPEGLDTQVGENGVLLSGGQRQRLAIARALLKNAPVLILDEATSALDTESERHIQAALDNAMHGRTTLVIAHRLSTIEKADLILVMDGGRIVERGTHAQLLAQNGYYSRLHAMGLDGPAPVGAI, from the coding sequence ATGACATCCTCCGAATCGTCCAGCCCATCAAGCATGAAAATTTACTTTCGCTTGTTGTCCTATGTGCGTCCGTATGTAGGGATATTCCTGGTCAGTATCATAGGCTTCGTTATCTTCGCTTCGACCCAGCCGATGCTGGCGGGCATTTTGAAGTATTTCGTCGACGGTCTGAGCAATCCCGAGGCAGTGCTGTTCCCCAACGTACCCTATTTGCGCGACCTGCAGCTGTTGCAGGCCGTGCCGCTGTTGATTGTCTTGATCGCCGCCTGGCAGGGGCTGGGGTCTTTTCTGGGTAACTATTTTCTGGCCAAGGTTTCCCTTGGGCTGGTCCACGATCTGCGGGTCGAGTTGTTCAACAAGTTGCTGGTGCTGCCGAACCGTTATTTCGATACCCACAACTCCGGCCACCTGATTTCCCGCATCACGTTCAACGTCACCATGGTTACCGGTGCCGCGACCGATGCAATCAAAGTGGTGATTCGTGAAGGTCTGACCATCGTTTTCCTGTTCGCCTACCTGCTGTGGATGAACTGGCAGCTGACCCTGGTCATGCTGGCCATTCTGCCGCTGATCGCGACCATGGTCGGCAGCGCCAGCAAGAAATTTCGCAAGCAAAGCAAAAAGATCCAGGTCGCCATGGGTGACGTGACCCACGTGGCGTCCGAGACTATTCAGAACTACCGCGTGGTGCGCAGTTTCGGCGGCGAACAGTACGAGCAAAATCGTTTCGGCACTGCCAGCACCAGCAACACGCGCAAGCAATTGCAGATGACCAAGACCGGCGCGCTGTACACCCCGATGCTGCAGCTGGTGATCTACACCGCCATGGCCGTGCTGATGTTCCTGGTTCTGTATCTTCGCGGTGATGCCACGGCGGGAGATCTGGTGGCCTACATCACCGCTGCCAGCCTGCTGCCCAAGCCGATTCGTCAGCTGTCGGAAGTCAGTTCGACCATCCAGAAGGGTGTCGCTGGCGCCGAGAGCATCTTCGAACAGCTGGACGTCGAGCCCGAAGTCGACAGCGGTACCGTCGAGCGTGAACGTGTCACTGGCCATCTTGAAGTGAAGAACCTCAGCTTTACCTACCCTGGCACCGAGCGGCAGGTGTTGAACGACATCAGTTTCTCCGTTGCTCCGGGGCAGATGGTGGCGCTGGTGGGCCGTTCCGGGAGCGGTAAATCGACGCTGGCGAGCCTGTTGCCGCGCTTTTATCAGCACAGCATTGGTGAAGTTCTTCTCGATGGTGTGGAGATCAGCGACTATCAGTTGCGCAACCTGCGTCGGCATATTTCTCAGGTAACCCAGAGCGTCACGCTGTTCAACGACAGCGTCGCCAATAACATCGCCTACGGCGACCTGGCGGGCGCGCCGCGTGCGGATATCGAAGCCGCCGCCGCCGATGCCTACGCCAAGGAATTCATCGAGCAATTGCCAGAAGGACTGGACACTCAGGTCGGCGAGAACGGCGTGCTGCTTTCAGGCGGTCAGCGTCAGCGTCTGGCGATTGCCCGGGCGCTCCTGAAAAACGCCCCGGTGTTGATCCTCGATGAGGCCACCTCGGCGCTGGACACTGAATCCGAGCGCCACATCCAGGCCGCGCTGGACAACGCCATGCACGGGCGCACCACGCTGGTCATCGCTCACCGGCTGTCGACCATCGAGAAGGCTGATCTGATTCTGGTCATGGATGGCGGGCGGATCGTCGAGCGTGGCACCCATGCGCAGCTGCTGGCGCAAAATGGCTACTACTCGCGTCTGCATGCCATGGGCCTGGATGGGCCCGCGCCGGTCGGGGCGATTTAG
- a CDS encoding cation transport ATPase — MPRTLIRKNPSNFKTLPLYVEATPEGLNYQSIGMPLNFTQTLQRRRKIEVSDTERFSTELANLGVSVRLTLNWQGRDYWVLVRQRRQDRGDVVLKLISGYVPAHELNLPLHTAIQEVAEECLIETPQGWLSGRFNETWLPAPYAAALHYREAMPFRLTPLSGAARPVRCGSMTLIERPRAYVHLPTASLQLIYDMRLEVPKEARPLSLFHVDECLENDQLVARLNRSKPDLYLMPLENGVPLPELYTLKRDKLTPAGTRGLYLAESFAAQEGWVVRDERIRWKDWLRQQGMTPPPKKTGLKRLTGKAKQLLQLVTFKS, encoded by the coding sequence ATGCCGCGAACCCTGATTCGTAAGAATCCCAGTAACTTCAAAACCCTGCCGTTATATGTCGAAGCCACCCCTGAGGGCCTGAACTACCAAAGCATCGGCATGCCGCTCAACTTTACCCAGACTCTGCAACGCCGCCGGAAGATCGAAGTGTCCGACACCGAACGCTTCTCCACCGAACTTGCCAACCTCGGCGTCTCAGTGCGCCTGACGCTCAACTGGCAGGGCCGCGACTATTGGGTGCTGGTGCGACAAAGGCGGCAGGATCGCGGCGACGTAGTGCTCAAGCTGATTTCCGGCTACGTGCCCGCCCACGAGCTGAATCTGCCGTTGCACACGGCGATCCAGGAAGTGGCCGAAGAATGCCTGATCGAAACGCCACAAGGCTGGCTCAGCGGGCGCTTCAACGAAACCTGGCTGCCTGCACCGTATGCCGCAGCGCTGCATTATCGTGAAGCCATGCCCTTTCGCCTGACGCCGCTGTCCGGCGCGGCGCGCCCGGTGCGTTGTGGCAGCATGACGCTGATCGAACGGCCCAGGGCCTACGTGCATTTGCCGACCGCGTCCCTGCAACTGATCTATGACATGCGCCTGGAGGTCCCCAAGGAAGCACGGCCTTTGAGCCTGTTCCATGTGGATGAATGCCTGGAAAACGATCAACTGGTTGCCCGCCTCAATCGCAGCAAGCCTGATCTGTACCTCATGCCCCTGGAAAACGGCGTGCCGCTACCGGAGCTCTACACCCTCAAGCGCGACAAACTGACCCCGGCGGGGACTCGCGGTTTGTATCTGGCAGAGAGTTTTGCGGCGCAGGAAGGCTGGGTGGTGCGTGACGAGCGAATTCGCTGGAAGGACTGGCTACGCCAGCAAGGGATGACGCCACCGCCGAAAAAGACCGGCCTCAAACGCCTGACTGGTAAGGCCAAGCAGTTGCTGCAGTTGGTGACGTTTAAAAGCTGA
- a CDS encoding toluene tolerance protein — translation MQALDHAHYLGLVEDAEVLEADVTGDKVLRLTDGSMLKLFRRKRLISSAAWYPYAQRFADNCVTLAQRGIPCPQVIKVFRVAQIQRDAVHYVPLPGHTLRQVMEAPGSGDELRAQLGSFIAELHEKGIYFRSAHLGNVILTPDGALGLIDISDMKTSRRPLRKSLRLRNFKHMLRYEQDRQWLIGENNPAFINGYLRAQSLCGAEELTLAMG, via the coding sequence ATGCAAGCGCTTGATCATGCACATTACCTAGGCTTGGTAGAGGACGCCGAAGTCCTCGAAGCCGACGTCACGGGTGATAAAGTCCTGCGGCTGACCGATGGCTCAATGCTGAAACTGTTTCGACGCAAACGCCTGATCAGTTCGGCGGCCTGGTATCCGTACGCCCAGCGCTTCGCGGACAACTGCGTGACCCTGGCCCAGCGCGGCATCCCCTGCCCGCAGGTCATCAAGGTTTTCAGGGTGGCACAGATCCAGCGCGACGCCGTGCATTACGTGCCCCTGCCCGGCCACACGCTTCGCCAGGTCATGGAAGCGCCCGGCAGTGGTGATGAACTGCGCGCACAACTGGGCAGCTTCATTGCCGAGCTGCATGAGAAAGGCATCTACTTTCGCTCCGCGCACCTGGGCAACGTGATTCTCACCCCGGACGGCGCACTCGGCCTGATCGACATCTCCGACATGAAGACATCGCGCCGCCCCTTGCGCAAAAGCCTGCGCCTGCGCAACTTCAAACACATGTTGCGCTACGAGCAGGATCGCCAATGGCTGATCGGGGAAAACAACCCGGCGTTCATCAACGGTTATCTGCGTGCGCAAAGCCTGTGCGGTGCTGAGGAACTAACCCTGGCAATGGGGTGA
- a CDS encoding oxidoreductase, FAD-binding codes for MPSVISTDVVIVGAGVAGLWLNARLRRQGFSTVLVENASLGGGQSLKSQGIIHGGAKYALHGALSGASEAIADMPRRWREALAGTGELDLSGVRLLSEAHYLWSPGTIAGNLTSFFASKAVRGRVDQVKGADLPPALQDPKFKGKVYRLAELVIDVPSLIERLAELANGSLLAGTDLEPLVDGEDLVGLRVDGMDIFAQRVVLCAGAGNAELLQKLGVAQPAMQRRPLHMVLAKGPSLKPLYAHCLGGGPKPRLTVTTHPAANGQWVWYVGGDVAEADGVARTPDQQVAAVKKELGTLLPWIDLSQVEWATLRVDRAEPAQSGLVRPDNAFLSVQNRLMVGWPTKLALAPDFSDRVLAALSYDEVHPTPQPSLKGLPTPPMAIPAWDELLP; via the coding sequence ATGCCTTCCGTAATTTCCACTGACGTTGTAATCGTCGGTGCCGGCGTTGCTGGTCTCTGGCTCAATGCCCGCTTGCGTCGCCAAGGGTTCTCCACCGTGCTGGTGGAAAACGCCAGCCTGGGCGGCGGGCAAAGTCTGAAGTCGCAAGGCATCATCCACGGCGGTGCCAAATACGCGTTGCACGGTGCGCTTTCCGGCGCCTCGGAAGCCATTGCCGACATGCCGCGCCGCTGGCGTGAAGCCCTGGCGGGCACTGGCGAGCTGGACCTGTCCGGCGTGCGCCTGCTCTCCGAAGCCCACTACCTGTGGTCGCCCGGCACGATCGCTGGCAACCTCACCAGTTTCTTTGCCAGCAAGGCCGTGCGCGGCCGTGTCGATCAAGTCAAAGGCGCTGACCTGCCCCCTGCTCTGCAAGACCCCAAATTCAAAGGCAAGGTGTACCGCCTGGCCGAGCTGGTGATTGACGTTCCGAGCCTGATCGAACGCCTGGCCGAGTTGGCCAACGGCAGCCTGCTGGCGGGCACCGATCTGGAGCCGCTGGTCGATGGCGAAGACTTGGTGGGCCTGCGGGTCGACGGCATGGACATCTTTGCCCAGCGCGTTGTGCTTTGCGCGGGCGCAGGCAATGCCGAGCTGCTGCAGAAACTCGGTGTGGCGCAACCTGCCATGCAACGTCGCCCGCTGCACATGGTGCTCGCCAAGGGCCCGAGCCTGAAACCGCTGTACGCCCACTGCCTGGGCGGCGGACCGAAACCGCGCCTGACAGTCACCACTCACCCAGCCGCCAATGGGCAATGGGTGTGGTACGTGGGCGGCGATGTGGCCGAGGCTGACGGCGTCGCCCGTACCCCGGACCAGCAAGTCGCCGCGGTTAAAAAAGAACTTGGCACTTTGTTGCCGTGGATCGATCTGAGTCAGGTCGAGTGGGCAACCTTGCGGGTTGATCGCGCAGAACCGGCACAATCCGGGCTGGTGCGACCTGACAACGCCTTCCTCAGCGTGCAAAACCGTTTGATGGTGGGCTGGCCGACCAAGCTGGCACTGGCGCCGGACTTTTCCGACCGGGTCCTGGCGGCGCTGTCCTACGACGAAGTCCACCCGACGCCACAACCGTCACTCAAAGGCCTGCCGACACCACCGATGGCCATACCTGCCTGGGATGAACTGCTGCCATGA
- the hldE gene encoding bifunctional heptose 7-phosphate kinase/heptose 1-phosphate adenyltransferase, with amino-acid sequence MKLSMPRFDQAPVLVVGDVMLDRYWHGGTSRISPEAPVPVVKVEQIEDRPGGAANVALNIAALGAPASLVGVTGEDEAAESLSNSLKAAGVRARFQRIAHQPTIVKLRVMSRHQQLLRIDFEEPFATDAEALSLEVDALLEGIKVLVLSDYGKGALKNHQALIKSARERGIPVLADPKGKDFAIYRGASVITPNLSEFEAIVGHCVDEAELVAKGAQLMSELELGALLVTRGEHGMTLLRPEHPALHLPARAREVFDVTGAGDTVISTLAAAIAAGEELPHAVALANLAAGIVVGKLGTAAISAPELRRAIQREEGSERGVLTQEQLLLAIDDARAHNERIVFTNGCFDILHAGHVTYLEQARAQGDRLIVAVNDDASVSRLKGPGRPINSVDRRMAVLAGLGAVDWVISFSEGTPENLLSHVKPDVLVKGGDYGIDQVVGADIVQAYGGEVRVLGLVENSSTTAIVEKIRGQ; translated from the coding sequence ATGAAGTTGTCCATGCCGCGTTTCGATCAAGCACCAGTCTTGGTAGTGGGCGATGTCATGCTCGACCGCTATTGGCATGGCGGCACCTCCAGGATTTCGCCGGAAGCGCCTGTGCCTGTGGTCAAGGTCGAGCAGATCGAGGACCGCCCGGGCGGTGCCGCCAACGTCGCCTTGAACATTGCCGCCCTCGGCGCGCCTGCGTCGCTGGTAGGTGTTACGGGTGAAGACGAAGCTGCTGAAAGCCTGTCCAACAGCCTCAAGGCGGCGGGTGTGCGGGCGCGTTTCCAGCGCATTGCGCACCAGCCGACTATCGTCAAACTGCGGGTCATGAGCCGCCATCAACAACTGTTGCGCATTGATTTCGAAGAGCCGTTTGCCACCGACGCCGAGGCTCTGAGCCTGGAAGTCGATGCGCTGCTCGAAGGCATCAAGGTGCTGGTCCTGTCGGATTACGGCAAGGGCGCGCTGAAGAACCATCAGGCGCTGATCAAGTCTGCCCGCGAGCGTGGCATTCCAGTGCTGGCCGATCCCAAGGGCAAGGACTTCGCCATCTACCGGGGTGCCAGCGTCATTACGCCGAACCTGAGCGAGTTCGAAGCCATCGTCGGCCATTGCGTCGATGAAGCCGAGCTGGTCGCCAAGGGCGCGCAGTTGATGAGCGAGCTGGAACTGGGCGCGCTGCTGGTCACCCGTGGTGAACACGGCATGACGCTGCTGCGTCCTGAGCATCCAGCCCTGCATCTGCCAGCCCGCGCCCGTGAAGTCTTCGACGTGACCGGCGCTGGCGATACCGTGATTTCCACCCTTGCAGCCGCGATTGCCGCTGGCGAAGAACTGCCCCATGCCGTCGCGCTGGCCAATCTGGCTGCGGGCATTGTGGTGGGCAAACTGGGTACGGCGGCGATCAGCGCCCCGGAACTGCGCCGCGCCATTCAGCGTGAAGAAGGCTCGGAGCGCGGTGTCTTGACGCAGGAGCAGCTGCTGCTGGCCATCGATGACGCCCGCGCGCACAACGAAAGGATTGTCTTCACCAATGGCTGCTTCGACATCTTGCACGCCGGGCACGTGACCTATCTGGAGCAGGCCCGCGCTCAAGGTGATCGTCTGATCGTGGCCGTCAACGATGACGCTTCCGTCAGCCGCCTGAAAGGCCCTGGCCGTCCGATCAACAGCGTTGATCGTCGTATGGCAGTGCTGGCCGGCCTGGGCGCTGTGGACTGGGTGATCAGCTTTTCGGAAGGCACCCCGGAAAACCTGCTCAGTCACGTCAAGCCTGATGTGCTGGTCAAAGGTGGCGATTACGGCATCGATCAAGTGGTCGGCGCGGACATCGTCCAGGCCTATGGCGGGGAAGTGCGGGTGTTGGGGCTGGTGGAAAACAGCTCAACCACTGCGATTGTCGAGAAGATCCGCGGGCAGTAA
- the ssg gene encoding protein Ssg encodes MKVLFLVQKEQRAILDRLYEGIAAHCECETRWLTSAEQRNLRSYFRREVDVTQYDRIVFFLRFKHEIRQVGFIRTIPNLVILEHDAYQNYIPCKYTGEFSAYYRKLPWARVICSGFMVSERLRAEGFDAVFVPKGYDQSLLQGEDRERDIELAFVGSTNSVAYSGRKALLDELGRVENLVVTRTKSGEEYCQTLNRIRFFVSADVGMGEYMIKNFEAMACGCVLLAYDQGAEENRALGFVDMHNIVLYQDIPSLQVKLGQLRNDQDLARDIARNGQALVEQQFTFHALGKAIVEEMRAPLRPMPAMSWLDRLKSRLGL; translated from the coding sequence ATGAAAGTTCTATTTCTGGTTCAGAAAGAACAACGCGCCATTCTGGATCGTTTGTATGAAGGCATTGCGGCCCATTGCGAGTGTGAAACCCGCTGGTTGACGTCTGCCGAGCAGCGCAACCTGCGCAGTTATTTCCGCCGCGAAGTGGACGTGACCCAGTACGACCGGATCGTGTTCTTCCTGCGCTTCAAGCATGAAATCCGTCAGGTCGGCTTCATTCGCACGATCCCCAACCTGGTGATCCTCGAGCACGACGCCTACCAGAACTACATTCCTTGCAAATACACCGGCGAATTCAGCGCCTATTACCGCAAGCTGCCGTGGGCACGGGTGATCTGTTCCGGCTTCATGGTCAGCGAGCGTCTGCGCGCAGAAGGCTTCGACGCGGTGTTCGTGCCCAAGGGTTATGACCAGAGCCTGCTGCAAGGTGAAGATCGCGAGCGCGACATCGAACTGGCCTTCGTGGGCAGCACCAATAGCGTGGCCTACAGTGGCCGCAAGGCGCTGCTGGACGAGCTGGGTCGGGTCGAGAACCTGGTGGTGACCCGTACCAAGTCGGGTGAAGAGTACTGCCAGACCCTGAACCGGATCCGTTTTTTCGTCAGCGCCGATGTGGGCATGGGCGAATACATGATCAAGAACTTCGAGGCCATGGCCTGTGGTTGCGTGTTGCTGGCTTATGACCAGGGTGCCGAAGAAAACCGCGCACTGGGTTTTGTCGACATGCACAACATCGTCCTGTATCAAGACATACCCAGCTTGCAGGTCAAGCTGGGGCAGCTGCGTAATGACCAGGATCTGGCCCGGGATATTGCCCGTAATGGCCAGGCGCTGGTCGAGCAGCAATTTACGTTCCACGCACTTGGCAAGGCCATTGTTGAAGAAATGCGTGCACCGTTGCGGCCAATGCCTGCCATGAGCTGGCTGGACCGCCTGAAGTCTCGGTTGGGGCTGTAA
- the emrE gene encoding small multidrug resistance protein, which yields MSAYYLLAIAICAEVIGTVSMKAVKGFSTPLPLLLVICGYAIAFWMLILVVRTIPVGVAYAVWAGMGIVMVSIAAFFIYGQKLDIPAMLGMGLIVAGVVVIQLFSKTAGH from the coding sequence ATGTCTGCCTACTATCTGCTGGCAATCGCCATTTGCGCCGAGGTCATTGGCACGGTCTCGATGAAGGCCGTCAAAGGCTTTAGCACGCCACTCCCGCTGCTGCTGGTCATCTGCGGCTATGCCATTGCCTTCTGGATGCTGATTCTGGTGGTGCGTACCATCCCGGTTGGCGTGGCCTATGCGGTCTGGGCGGGCATGGGAATTGTGATGGTCAGCATTGCTGCGTTTTTCATCTACGGGCAGAAGCTCGATATTCCAGCCATGCTGGGGATGGGTTTGATCGTGGCTGGGGTGGTCGTGATTCAGTTGTTCTCGAAAACCGCCGGGCATTGA
- the kdtA gene encoding 3-deoxy-D-manno-octulosonic-acid transferase, producing the protein MNRTLYTLLFHLGLPLVALRLWLRGRKAPAYRQRIGERFALGLPAMQQGGIWVHAVSVGESIAAAPMIRALLARYPQLPITVTCMTPTGSERIKALFANEPRIQHCYLPYDLPWAAGRFLNHVRPVIGVIMETELWPNHIHQCAKRNIPVVLANGRLSERSARGYARFARLTRPMLSEMSLLAVQTEIEAKRFRDLGARPECVTVTGSIKFDLTIDPQLLASAAQLREQWHTTGRPVWIAASTHAGEDESILSAHRQLLASHPDALLILVPRHLERFNSMYQLAVQQGFVTVKRSSAQPVTPQTQVLLGDTMGELLFLYALADVAFVGGSLVPNGGHNLLEPAALAKPVLSGPHLFNFLEIAAMLRDAQALTEITDARSLSVAVQRLFDQPLLAQEMADAGLRVMRANQGALQRLLDGIGRLI; encoded by the coding sequence ATGAATAGAACTCTCTATACCCTGCTGTTTCATCTGGGCCTGCCGTTGGTGGCCCTGCGACTCTGGCTGCGTGGGCGCAAGGCGCCTGCTTATCGACAGCGCATCGGCGAGCGGTTCGCTCTGGGTTTGCCCGCCATGCAGCAGGGCGGTATCTGGGTGCATGCGGTGTCCGTGGGTGAAAGCATCGCCGCCGCGCCGATGATTCGCGCGCTTCTGGCACGTTATCCACAGTTGCCGATTACGGTGACCTGCATGACACCCACCGGCTCGGAGCGAATCAAGGCGTTATTCGCCAATGAGCCGCGCATCCAGCACTGCTACCTGCCTTACGATTTGCCGTGGGCGGCGGGGCGTTTTCTGAACCATGTGCGCCCGGTGATCGGCGTGATCATGGAGACCGAGCTGTGGCCCAACCACATTCATCAATGTGCCAAACGCAACATTCCCGTGGTGCTGGCCAATGGGCGTTTGTCCGAGCGCTCCGCCCGCGGCTATGCGCGTTTCGCCAGGTTGACCCGGCCGATGCTGAGCGAGATGAGCCTGCTCGCCGTGCAGACGGAAATTGAAGCCAAGCGCTTTCGTGACCTTGGGGCGCGGCCTGAATGCGTGACAGTCACGGGGTCGATCAAGTTTGACCTGACCATCGATCCGCAATTGCTGGCCAGTGCCGCTCAGTTGCGTGAGCAGTGGCATACCACTGGGCGTCCGGTATGGATCGCGGCCAGCACCCATGCCGGTGAGGATGAAAGTATTCTGTCGGCGCATCGTCAGTTGCTGGCGAGCCATCCCGATGCGTTGCTGATTCTGGTGCCGCGCCATCTTGAGCGTTTCAACAGCATGTATCAGTTGGCGGTGCAGCAGGGTTTTGTGACCGTGAAACGTTCATCAGCGCAGCCTGTGACACCGCAAACGCAGGTATTGCTGGGCGATACCATGGGCGAATTGCTGTTCCTGTACGCCTTGGCTGATGTGGCTTTCGTCGGTGGCAGTCTGGTGCCAAACGGCGGGCATAACCTGCTGGAGCCTGCGGCACTGGCAAAGCCGGTATTGAGCGGCCCGCACCTGTTCAACTTCCTGGAAATCGCCGCGATGCTGCGCGATGCCCAGGCGTTGACTGAAATCACCGATGCCCGGAGCCTGTCGGTTGCTGTGCAGCGTTTGTTTGATCAACCGCTATTGGCCCAGGAGATGGCCGATGCCGGGTTGCGGGTGATGAGGGCCAATCAGGGTGCTTTGCAGCGGTTATTGGATGGGATAGGGCGATTGATTTAA